The DNA segment AGATGTTGGATTGTGAAGATCCTTGAGAGATCATGAGAACATGGACTCCGAGCTTGCTCAGCGCGGCGAAGGTTTTGGCCACCACCTCAGAGGCGTCCACCGTCCCCGCTCCCTCTATGGAGATCAAGGCCACATCGCGGATGATCGTCACCGCCTTCACCACGCCCCCACCTCCTCTACGCGCCCTGGAGGCGATCTCTGAGCCCACCGCGTCGGGGTTTAGCAGGTTCTTCACCTTAACGGGGATTTGAAACCTCTCCGCCAATCTGATGGCCTTCGGATGCAGGATTTTCGCCCCGAAAAACGCCATTTCTAAAGCCTCTTCATAGGAGATGTTGGGGATCACCTTTGCTTCAGGTTCGATGGCTGGGTCAGCGGTCATCAACCCGTCGACTCCACTCCAGATCCACACCTCATGGGCCCCTACAGCTGAGGCGATGAGCATGGCGGCGTAATCCGCGCCTCCTGGACCCAGCGTTGAGATGTAGCCTTCCTGCGTTTGCCCCATAGACCCCGCTACGACTGGGACGAACCCCTCAGCCAGCAAGGGTTTCAACCGCTCCTCTATCTGGGCCCTGGAAACCTCCATCAAGGGTTTGGCGTCGCCGTATCTGTCATCCGTGAGGATTCCACATTCCCCACCGGTGAGGCGTTTTGCCTTTAACCCCGCTGCGTTTAACGCGTACTCCAATATGATGGAGGAGAAGCGGTCCCCGAAGGATTGAAAGTAATCCATTGACCGCGGAGTAAATTCACGGAGGTAGAGGATCCCCGACACGGCTTTCTCCAGCTCTCCGATGAGCTCCCTGAGCTCTGGTTTGGCTTCATCTTCCATCCCGCGGCCTACGTGTTTTAAGGTCTCGACGTGTGCGGTGTGAATGTCCTTCAAAGAGTTTCGCGTGAAGTCCGCGGCTCCATTGGATGCTTTTAACCCCAGTTCCCGTAACCTCTCGGTCATCCCTTCCATGGCTGAGGCTACGGCGATGACTTGACAGCCTTCAACGACGCTTCTGCGTACGGCCTCAGCCGCTGACAGGTATCCGACCGCGTTTTTAAGGGCTGTTCCACCGAACTTCATGACGAGGATCAAGCTTCCCCACCTTGAAGGGCGGTTAACGTTCTTTTCACGTCGACGAGGTCTCTGATTATCGCGCACGCGGTTTCAGGCCCGCCGGCACCCTTGCCCACAACAGTGATCTCCCCTCCCAGCTGTGTTTGGAAGGATACGGCGTTAAGGGTTCCTTTGACGCAGAGGGGATGATCCCTCGGCAACGCTTCAGGCTTAACGTAGAACGATCCGGCCGCTGAGCCTATGAGCTTAACGCATCTCCCCTCTTGCCTAGCCCTGAGGACCTGTTTTTCCGTAACGCTCTCTATCCCCGTTACGGCGACGTCCCTTAAGGAGATCCTTTTTCTCAAAACCCAGTTCGCTAAGATGACTAGTTTGCAAGCCGTGTCCAGGCCTTTCACGTCGTAGCTGGGGTCGGTTTCAGCGTACCCCTTGGATTGAGCCTCCGTTAAAGCCTCCTTCATGGTTACACCCTCCTCATCCATCTTGGTGAGGATGTAGTTTGTGGTGCCGTTTAACACCCCTTTGATGGAGGTGACCCTATCTCCCTCTAAGCATTCTTTTCCAAACTTCAATATGGGGGTTCCACCCCCAACTGTTCCGCTGAACCTCAACTGCACTTTGTTGTGATTGGCCAGCTCCATCAAGGAGGGCATGGCGAGGGCTAAGGGACCCTTGTTAACGGTGACGACATGCATATGGTTGATCAGCGCCTTCTTGATGTTGCTTAAACCCGGCTCACCGTCAGTGAGGTTTGTTGGCGTCGCCTCAACCAACACCTCGGCTTCAACCTGGTCAACAACCTCATTTGACTCCAACCCTAAAACACCGAAGCCAATCATTTTCCCAACAGTTCCCTCAACCATCTTCGCCCGTAAGACCTTCTTCAACGGGAGCCCAGAGGGGTTTAACGCCGCACCTCTACTGTCCACGACGGCGACGATCCGAGGGTAAAACCCGTAGCGTTTTTCAAACATCTGAGCGTAAGCCTCGTCTAGGGCTTGGAGAAGGCTTCTCCCCACTGATCCTAAGCCAACGAGTACAATCCTCACAGCAAAAACCTCCGGCGAGTTGTTTTAAGCCTCCTCGTTTTCCGAATTGATATCCTATAATGGGGGTTTGAAAGACGTTGAGAGTGTGGACAAGCCTCTTGTTTAATTTGGATCATGAATCGAACGCCTGAAAAGGAGTTTTGAGGGTTGTCTTCGCTTTCAGCGCGCTATCGCGCGCCGGTACCAGTAACGGTGAACATGGTTATAGTGGAGAAGGGCACCCTCATCCCAACCCCGCCTAGCCTATATTAAACTATGCGGATATAAAGCTTTTCCACAGTCGCCGCATATGATCCTCAGAAAGTTGAAACAGCTCACAAGCTTCAAGGCGTATCGGGGTAGCAAAGCAAAATAGAGGCGGGTAACAATATTCTCAGGGTGGCCGTGGTGGAGGTCTGGTTGCCTTTCAACGGAACAGAGGTGTACGCCCGGGTTCCAGATGAAAGGTTTGTGGAAACAGTAAAGCGACCGGAGGGAGAAACGGTAAACCTCAGGCAGGCCGTTAAGGAGGCCCTCGAACGCGTCGACGATTTACGTCCCAACATGGGGAAACGGGTCGCTGTGGCGGTGAGGCCTAGTTTTGAGGCAGACGCCCTCAAAGCCACGTTGACAACGTTGGTGGATAGCCTCGTCAACAGGGGTTTTTCCGCTGAAGACATCGACGTGTATTTTTCCCAAACCTTGGAGGCCGCGGCTCCTCCTCTGGATGTTGGGGTTGGAGGCTTCGGTAGGTTGCTGGTTCACAGGGCTGAGAATCAACCCTTCATCGAGGGGCCTGGAGGGGTTAGACTTAACCGTATGTTCATGGAGGCGGATGTGAAGGTGATCTTAGGGGTTTTCGAGGCTAGTTATCTTTCCGGTTACGTGGGAGCCCCACATTCCGTTTATCCAGGGTTGACGGACCTGGAGGCGGCGGCTGGCCATCTTGATGAGGGTTGTCAAGTCAAGCCGGGTCGCGTTGAGGAGAAGGCGTTGAAAACCTTCCGGGCATGCGTGAAGATCTGCGAGGAGCTCCCTGTAGACTTGGCGTTGAACCTCGTCGCGTACAAGGGAGATGTGTACGGGCTATTCCATGGGGAGGTTGAGGAGACTTTCAACCAAGCGTGGGCGGCCTACAAACGTTTATTTCAAAAACCATTAACCGGGGAGCCTGCTATCGTGTTGGCCAGCGCTGGGGGATCCCCATACGACGACCGCCTAGCCGGACTGGTTCAAACCGCCTCCAACGCGGCCTCAGCGTTAAAGAAGGATGGGAGCGTGATCGCAGTCTGCGAATGCGGTTCATGGACTATGGATAAACATGGCCTCGAGTATTTGATGGAGCCGAGGAATGATCGAGGAGTTGAGAAGGTTGAGGACCTGGCAGCCCGTGGATTGGCTTGGACCCTTAACCAGCTTAGGGAGGAGTTGGACCTCTGCTTGGTCTCCGTCATACCCAACTATTATGTGAGGCGTGGGCTGAAGGTGAGGTTTTCCCGGACGTTGAACGGCGCGTTGCAGACAACGATGAACCGGTTGAAGAGTGGGGGAATCGTCGCCGTAGAGGATGGCTACCACGTTCAATTGAAAACAGATTCTAACTCTTAATCATGATTGATGGATGAAAGTTTATGCGCGCTTTTCGGATTTTAAATGGTTCGAGTTCAGTCAGGGATGGTTGATTTGATTTATTCTGATAGTTGAGGATCGGTTGAGCTTTGTGATCCTTTTTCGCTTTGACCGTAATTTTGGTTTGCGCTGATTTCTTAAACATGTATGTGCGTAATTACATTTATATATGTATTAACATATTTGAAGTTGAGAGTTAAAATGGCAACTCTAACCGTTAGAATCGACGAAGAGTTAAGGAGGAAAATGAAGGCGCTTAGCTACGTTAACTGGAGCGATGTGGTACGGGAAGCGATAAAAAGGAAGGTGAG comes from the Candidatus Bathyarchaeia archaeon genome and includes:
- a CDS encoding homoserine dehydrogenase, translating into MRIVLVGLGSVGRSLLQALDEAYAQMFEKRYGFYPRIVAVVDSRGAALNPSGLPLKKVLRAKMVEGTVGKMIGFGVLGLESNEVVDQVEAEVLVEATPTNLTDGEPGLSNIKKALINHMHVVTVNKGPLALAMPSLMELANHNKVQLRFSGTVGGGTPILKFGKECLEGDRVTSIKGVLNGTTNYILTKMDEEGVTMKEALTEAQSKGYAETDPSYDVKGLDTACKLVILANWVLRKRISLRDVAVTGIESVTEKQVLRARQEGRCVKLIGSAAGSFYVKPEALPRDHPLCVKGTLNAVSFQTQLGGEITVVGKGAGGPETACAIIRDLVDVKRTLTALQGGEA
- a CDS encoding aspartate kinase, which translates into the protein MILVMKFGGTALKNAVGYLSAAEAVRRSVVEGCQVIAVASAMEGMTERLRELGLKASNGAADFTRNSLKDIHTAHVETLKHVGRGMEDEAKPELRELIGELEKAVSGILYLREFTPRSMDYFQSFGDRFSSIILEYALNAAGLKAKRLTGGECGILTDDRYGDAKPLMEVSRAQIEERLKPLLAEGFVPVVAGSMGQTQEGYISTLGPGGADYAAMLIASAVGAHEVWIWSGVDGLMTADPAIEPEAKVIPNISYEEALEMAFFGAKILHPKAIRLAERFQIPVKVKNLLNPDAVGSEIASRARRGGGGVVKAVTIIRDVALISIEGAGTVDASEVVAKTFAALSKLGVHVLMISQGSSQSNISLIIPGEELGRTVSGLELTLTGSDYVKNVSFEQNLCVLAVVGEGMKGTPGVAARVFKAVAEKGINVRMIAQGSSEANISFAVQESDGEEAVKALHREFKLHETC